The following proteins are encoded in a genomic region of Chitinivorax tropicus:
- the def gene encoding peptide deformylase, with translation MAILNILHYPDERLHTVAQPVTDFGPDLQKLIDDMAETMYAAPGVGLAATQVDAHIQLFVADVSEEQNTLMVFINPRITKLDGDCELEEGCLSVPGIYDKVQSRAKSVTVEAMDRHGKPFTLDADGLLSLCIQHELDHLKGKVFVEYLSRLKQDRIMTKLKKNRRKSM, from the coding sequence ATGGCGATATTGAACATTCTGCATTACCCAGATGAGCGCTTGCATACAGTGGCTCAACCAGTTACGGACTTTGGGCCGGATTTGCAAAAACTGATCGATGACATGGCAGAAACCATGTATGCCGCTCCCGGCGTCGGGCTGGCGGCAACGCAGGTGGATGCGCATATCCAACTGTTTGTCGCTGATGTCAGCGAGGAGCAGAACACACTGATGGTATTCATCAATCCGCGTATAACCAAGCTGGATGGTGACTGCGAGCTGGAAGAGGGTTGCCTTTCCGTTCCTGGGATTTATGACAAAGTCCAGAGTCGTGCAAAATCCGTGACTGTGGAGGCCATGGACCGTCACGGTAAACCATTCACGCTGGATGCGGATGGATTGCTTTCCCTGTGTATTCAGCATGAACTAGATCACCTGAAAGGCAAGGTATTTGTTGAATACCTTTCCCGCCTGAAACAGGATCGCATCATGACCAAACTTAAAAAGAACCGTCGCAAGTCGATGTGA